Proteins from one Podospora pseudoanserina strain CBS 124.78 chromosome 1, whole genome shotgun sequence genomic window:
- a CDS encoding hypothetical protein (EggNog:ENOG503NYP4; COG:S) has translation MGRPSKWDFEQHKDTLKRLWVDQKMKLPQVRDYMKLHHQFAPVPAAYFKKFHEWGFEKKFNPILKDEKLQARVRELWAQNYGGDDILRITREEGFETDKAVITRIRRRFGMVLKMAGGYGNPKRTLARKQREMMKQKAGQKEGQSQSASVEREEDDDGGKSNSSGDGESGDSDEDEDEEGEEDGPGQVEQQLQRIQEHTNSLNSAPASGYGESSQTNTMAEAYHDHWNTVSNQPYPGGMRQWDDNYPLAYAPPVLTTPILSTAAGWENQQQGSSFPSQPEQSEQQQDQSQQQEPRQTGSQPPDEAELAARREQRKRQIEAEAEELWRTKKRRRHTKQYGFLPPDPAGPPRYPSETTLTEAKEILQLDKAAYLGIREKFYNICMSHGVIKKTLMGPERWKQFKDRLIRESLHLRAAMWDQENIEQKKLAVEIICNDITKRVRITQTKVSVAEAKRLLGLDPDAGREIRAQLYNILAVERFGPVLEEGIERFRELRQRWIDANEVLKEAWTNQEDPEHARKVKAVIALGRDAERRYHADVHKRGIDPLRPRSPTPEPTKKPKPPKPPKPPKAPKVPKKRGRPKKVVPSVEDPENEAASSNADAPLQPGMNQGQDWPIGGAVVSETPASTPAAASVVAPSVPGALAAAPAPRPRGSRKNAVPAPAPASAQTPEDPNMVPGLRLPAKNRRGRPSKQSEVQTHTQVHFAPRANAEPSPKDNDQALMDSQLGYGDDYVPDDTPEPYTDDEVQEVRAPAPPQQQQPEQVEPGFVGPLTLKQAQDQWLREQASRRQQEQAAAHAVAAAPSQQQAQNQARQNPQSQLQQQFGQPQIQQYQQPPFQPATPGQPQQGSLVASLRQMYHQPHQQQQAQMAAQQPRAQTATPVQQQPRIATPIQQPQPQMTAPPPAPPLTKGTFPVYFRLHSAIRGLFPGMRPQWIRLLSSRKYSDLKAAAVAKTPGAMCYKIEGIVKDGSGGELPLPVTDDSELETYLEHVEGNGGGAPMFNVHLFPGDLIWGWGCDVVSWERGIQVF, from the exons ATGGGGAGGCCGTCAAAATGGGACTTCGAACAACACAAGGACACGCTGAAGCGGCTGTGGGTGGATCAGAAGATGAAGTTGCCCCAGGTGAGGGACTACATGAAACTGCATCATCAGTTTGCACCTGT TCCCGCTGCTTACTTTAAGAAATTCCACGAGTGGGGTTTTGAAAAAAAGTTCAATCCGATTCTAAAAGACGAGAAGCTGCAAGCCCGGGTCAGAGAGCTGTGGGCACAGAACTATGGCGGCGACGACATTCTTCGCATCAccagggaggaggggtttgagACTGACAAGGCTGTCATCACGAGGATTAGGAGAAGGTTTGGCATGGTTTTGAAGATGGCTGGTGGGTATGGAAACCCGAAGCGGACATTGGCGAGGAagcagagggagatgatgaagcaGAAGGCAGGTCAGAAGGAGGGTCAGAGTCAGAGTGCTAGtgtggagagggaagaggatgatgatggtggcaaGAGCAATAgcagtggtgatggcgaaTCTGGTGAcagtgatgaagatgaggatgaggagggtgaggaggacgggCCTGGTCAGGTTGAACAGCAACTGCAGCGAATTCAAGAGCACACCAACAGCCTGAATAGCGCTCCGGCGAGTGGCTATGGCGAATCTTCTCAGACCAACACTATGGCTGAGGCCTACCATGACCACTGGAATACAGTCTCGAACCAGCCCTACCCCGGTGGAATGCGTCAGTGGGATGACAACTACCCGTTGGCATATGCTCCTCCTGTACTAACTACTCCTATATTATcgactgctgctggctgggagAACCAGCAGCAAGGGTCCTCGTTTCCGTCCCAGCCTGAGCAATCagaacaacagcaagaccagagtcaacaacaagagccTCGGCAAACTGGTTCTCAACCGCCTGACGAAGCAGAGCTTGCTGCCAGGAGGGAACAAAGAAAACGACAAATCGAAGCAGAAGCGGAAGAGCTGTGGCGGACGAAGAAACGCAGGCGCCACACAAAACAATATGGCTTTCTCCCCCCTGATCCTGCAGGCCCCCCTCGCTATCCGTCCGAGACAACGCTTACAGAAGCCAAAGAgatcctccagctcgacaaggcGGCATACCTGGGTATAAGAGAGAAGTTTTACAATATTTGCATGAGCCATGGAGTTATCAAGAAAACGCTCATGGGTCCCGAGCGCTGGAAGCAGTTCAAAGACCGGCTGATTAGGGAGAGTTTGCATCTGCGCGCGGCCATGTGGGACCAGGAGAACATTGAGCAGAAGAAGTTGGCTGTTGAAATTATCTGCaacgacatcaccaagcgCGTCCGGATCACACAGACCAAGGTTTCTGTTGCCGAGGCTAAGAGGCTTCTCGGGCTAGACCCCGATGCGGGGAGAGAGATTCGTGCCCAGCTGTACAacattttggcggtggagcGGTTCGGTCCTGTTCTTGAGGAAGGCATCGAAAGGTTTCGGGAGCTCAGGCAGAGGTGGATCGACGCGAAtgaggtgttgaaggaggcATGGACTAATCAGGAGGACCCTGAACATGCCCGCAAGGTCAAGGCGGTCATTGCGCTTGGTCGTGATGCGGAACGGAGATATCACGCTGATGTTCACAAACGGGGTATCGATCCTCTGCGGCCGAGGAGTCCCACCCCTGAACCGACAAAGAAGCCGAAGCCACCGAAGCCTCCCAAGCCTCCCAAGGCCCCCAAGGTCCCGAAGAAAAGGGGTAGACCTAAGAAGGTTGTTCCTAGCGTTGAGGATCCTGAGAATGAGGCAGCTTCTTCGAATGCGGATGCGCCTTTGCAGCCAGGTATGAATCAGGGTCAGGATTGGCCTATTGGGGGAGCTGTTGTTTCTGAGACTCCTGCATCAACACCGGCTGCTGCATCTGTTGTTGCTCCTTCTGTACCAGGAGCTCTGGCTgcagctcctgctccccGGCCACGGGGGTCACGAAAGAATGCTGTGCCCGCACCAGCACCCGCGTCGGCACAAACACCAGAAGACCCGAATATGGTACCCGGTCTCAGGCTTCCTGCGAAGAATCGCCGAGGCCGCCCTTCGAAGCAATCTGAGGTACAGACGCATACACAAGTACATTTTGCTCCGCGCGCGAATGCAGAGCCTTCACCAAAGGATAACGACCAGGCATTGATGGATTCTCAGCTGGGTTATGGTGATGACTATGTTCCCGACGACACACCGGAACCATATACAGATGATGAAGTGCAAGAGGTGCGGGCGCCTgcgccgccgcagcagcagcaacccgAACAGGTCGAGCCCGGCTTTGTTGGCCCCTTGACGCTCAAGCAAGCGCAAGACCAGTGGTTGAGAGAACAAGCGTCGCGTCGACAGCAGGAACAAGCTGCTGCCCatgcggtggcggcggcccCTAGTCAACAACAGGCACAGAACCAGGCGAGACAGAACCCACAGTCACAGCTTCAGCAGCAATTCGGGCAGCCCCAAATCCAGCAGTACCAGCAACCCCCGTTCCAACCAGCCACACCCGGACAACCTCAGCAAGGTTCACTTGTGGCGAGTCTCCGGCAGATgtatcaccaacctcatcagcagcaacaagctcaGATGGCTGCTCAACAGCCACGAGCTCAAACGGCCACACCagttcaacaacagccccggATAGCAACACCCATCCAGCAACCCCAGCCACAAAtgacagcaccaccaccagcgccaccCCTGACCAAGGGCACCTTCCCGGTTTACTTCCGACTGCACAGCGCAATCAGGGGATTGTTCCCGGGGATGAGGCCGCAGTGGATTCGTCTACTGTCATCACGCAAGTACAGCGACCTGAAGGCGGCGGCCGTGGCCAAGACTCCGGGAGCGATGTGCTACAAGATTGAGGGGATTGTCAAGGACGGGAGTGGGGGGGAGCTGCCGTTGCCGGTGACGGATGACTCGGAGTTGGAGACGTATCTGGAGCATGTCGAGGGCAATGGAGGGGGGGCGCCGATGTTTAATGTGCATTTGTTTCCGGGGGATTTGAtttggggctgggggtgtGATGTTGTCagttgggaaagggggattCAAGTTTtttaa